In the genome of Chryseobacterium sp. 52, the window TAGCCTCCCAATTTTTAAGGAATGAAAAAACTTCTACTACCTATTATTTTGATTTCGTCACTTGCAGCAGCTCAGGCGCCAGCAGGATACTATGACGGAACAGTGGGACTTAGCGGCTATGCGCTGAAGTCTAAGTTGCATGATATTATTGCTGAAAAGAATGTCAACTGGAACTACAGTGATTTACCTAACCTGTATAATCAGACAGATTTAGATAAATATTATGATCATGGACCAGGTAATACTACGATCTTGCTTGATATGTATTCCGAAATCCCTACCGGAACTGATGCTTATGAGTATACATCGGCCAACTTAATAAGTACATCAGGAGCTGAAGGATTGGGATACAACAGGGAACATGCTGTGCCGCAAAGTACTTTTAACAGTAACTATCCAATGTATTCTGATTTACACTTTGTGATTCCTACAGATGCAAGAATTAATCAGTTACGGAATAATTATCCTTACGGGGTGGGTAACTCTACAGTACATTATACCTTTACAAACACGTCCAGAATTGCTAACAGTGCGATTCCTAATTATGCCTATACCAATAGGGTTTATGAGCCGGTTGCTGAATTTAGAGGTGATATTGCACGAATGCTCTTATATTTTGCAATACGATATGAAAATAAGCTGCCATCATTTAATTATTTCACCAATATTAATCCTGCGATAGACAGATCTCCTTTTGATGGAACGGCAGAAAGGGCTTTTGACCCGGAATATATTGCAATGCTTATTCAATGGCATACTCAGGATCCTGTTTCTCAGCGGGAGATTGACAGAAATAATGCTATATATGCCATCCAGAAAAACAGAAATCCTCTCATTGATAATCCACAGTGGGTAAACGCTATTTGGGTACAGATTCCGGATGCAGTATCACCTCAGGCTCCAGTTAATCTTGCGGTTTCGCAGACCGGAGCTTATTTTGCCAATTTAAATTGGTCACCAAGTACAAGTTCAGATGTTATAGGATATAATATTTATCAGAATGGTGTTTTAGTGGCCACCACAAAATCTACATCAATAGTAATTGATCATCTGACACCTTCTACCTCTTATTCTTTTACAGTAAAAGCATATGATCAAGGCTATCTGCAATCTGTTGACAGTAATGCAATTACGGCACCTACATTAGCTCCTGATACCAATTCTAAAGATATCTTTATAATTAAATATATTGAAGGGACAGGAAATAGCAAGGCTCTGGAAATTGTAAACAAGACAGGTCATGAAGTAGACTTAAACAATTACAGCATAAGAGTGCAGTACTACAACAATTCAAGTGGTTCTTATTATTATGGCAACAGTTTTGAACTTGAGGGAAAAATACCCAATAACCAAAATTTTGTCATTATGAACCCTAAATCTGCATTATCATGTTACACCAATAATGATGCACGTTTTCTTACAGCAGGTGAAGCATTGACTTTTGCAGGAACCCAATATGTAGAGCTGGCCTATAAATCAACAACGGTTGATGCTATAGGAAGTAAATTCGTAAGCAATTCATATGGAGATATTTCTCTTTACAGAAAAAGTACCATCAACCAGCCAACCAGCACATTTACTTTAGGAGAGTGGGATTCCTATCCTGTGAATTATTGCCAGAACCTTGGAGGAACTTTATCTACGATTGATCTTATTACTTCAAATAAAGAATTTAAAATATATCCGAACCCGGTTCATGATGATCTTTTTGTAAGCGGAGAAACTCAGGATATTAAGGTGGCTCAGGTACTGGATGTTTCAGGAAAAGTGATTTATACTGAAAAAGAACCTTTTAGAAATAAGAAGAATATTTCTCTTCAGAATCTTTCTGCAGGTTTTTATTTCTTAAAACTTGATGAAAAAGTGTATCAGTTTATCAAAAAATAAAAAAATATACCCAGTCAGTCATTGCGAGCGAAGCGATGCAATCTCATCAATATTTGCTAAAAAGCTTATAAACAATACATAATTGATATAAGCAGATTCACTAATAATCAATATCTATAAGTGTTTCTGCTTATATTTTTTATTTATAAGTAATTATGCTTATATTTGCACCATGATAGCGGTCATCACCGGTGATATTATAAATTCACAGCATGCAGACACGGAAGTTTGGATCACCAGACTCAAGAATCTCCTGGAAAACTGGGGAAGTTCACCGCTCGCATGGGAAATCTACAGAGGAGATGAGTTTCAGTTCAAATGTAGTATAGATGAAGTCTTCTGGCGTTTTCTAGCCATAAAGTCTCTTATAAGAAGTCAGGAAAATTTAGATGTAAGGATTGCCATAGGCATTGGTGAAGAGAATTTTTCCTCTGAAAAGATCACCGAGTCCAACGGAACGGCTTATGTGCACTCCGGACGGTTGCTGAATGATCTTAAAAGTGACGGGCACACCGTTTCTATAAAGACCTCAAATGACTCTGTAGACAGAGATTTAAATATCCTGCTGAAATGGTCTTCAAAAGATTTTGACAACTGGACGGTAGCTACCGCAGAGATCATTCACGAAATGATCATGAATCAGGATATCACACAGGAAGACCTCGCCAAGAAATTTGCTATTTCACAGTCCTCGGTAAGCCAGAGACTGAAACGCGCCAACTACGAGCTTATCGTAGAAACGAATCAATATTTTAGAAAGAAAATCTCAGAACTGTAAGCATGATCTTTACTAAACTCATATTGGCACATCTACTCGGAGATTTTATTCTTCAGCCAAACTCTTGGGTTGCAGATAAAGAACGCCGTAAGCTGAAAAGCCCGTATTTGTACCTGCATGTTCTGATTCATACTGTTTTAAGTTTTATTTTTCTCTGGAATACTGAATTCTGGTGGATTTCACTGCTTGTGGGAATCTCCCATTTTATCATTGATGCCTCCAAACTGATCTTTCAAACGGTAAAAAATAAAAAAAACTGGTTTTTCATTGATCAGTTACTCCATATTCTTGTGATTGCAGGAATCTCATTCTATTGTAAAGAATTCAGCTTCGACTTTCTGAATCAACAGGAATTTTTAAAAATATTGATGGCAGCATTGTTTCTGACAACGCCGGCTTCCATTTTTATTAAGATATTGTTGTCTTCATGGACTCCGGTTCCGGAAACACAGAGCAGCATACAAACCGAATCTCTATCGAGTGCCGGAAAATATATAGGAATTTTGGAACGTCTTCTTGTTTTCACTTTTATTATGGTGAATCATTGGGAGGGCGTAGGCTTTATGATTGCTGCAAAATCGGTCTTCAGGTTCAGCGATCTGGCACAGGCTAAACAGAGAAAGCTCACGGAGTATGTGCTGATAGGTACGCTGTTAAGTTTTGGGCTGGCTGTTTTAACGGGAATTTTAATTAAGTAATATAAAATAAATCTAACTAATAAGACAATTTAGAAATGGAAAAGAAAGAAATGTTGTACGAAGGGAAAGCAAAACAAGTATTTGCTACCGATAATCCTGATCAAGTAGTCGTACGTTTCAAAGACGATGCTACAGCATTTAATGCTCAAAAAAGAGGATCTGTTGATTTGAAAGGTGAAATGAATAACGCCATTACCACTTTGATTTTTGAATATTTAAATGAAAAAGGGATTAAAACTCATTTCATTAAGCAATTGGACGAAAGAGAGCAGCTGGTAAAAAAAGTATCTATCATTCCATTGGAAATGGTAGTAAGAAACTACTCTGCAGGAAGTATGGCTCAAAGATTAGGGGTGGAAGAAGGAATCAAATCTCCGGTGACCATCTTTGATATCTGCTACAAAAAAGACGAATTGGGAGATCCGCTTATCAATGATCACCATGCCGTTTTCTTAGGAGCAGCTACCTATGAAGAACTTGATGAAATGTATGAGCTTACTTCTGATATCAACGAGATTTTAATTGATCTTTTTGATAAAATGAATATTATCCTGGTAGATTTCAAAATTGAATTAGGAAAAACTTCAGAGGGTGAAATCATCCTTGCAGACGAAATCTCTCCGGATACGTGCAGACTTTGGGATAAAGATACCATGAAGAAACTGGACAAAGACAGATTCAGAAGAGATCTTGGAGAAGTTACAGAAGCTTACGTGGAGATCTACAACAGACTGAAAACCTTACTTAATAAGTAAAGTTTGAGAGGTTAGAAGTGAGGTGTTAGAAGTGAGTATGAAATCACATCGATAGAGGATTTGAAAGTTTGGAATAAATCAATGACTTTGGTAAAAGAAGTTTAATTGGTTTTAACCGAACTGCCCATTGAAGAAAAATTTGGCTTACAATCTCAAATCAGAAGATGTTCCGTTTCAATACCGTCTAATATCGCTGAAGGAGCAGGAAGGAATAATAAAAATGAGTTCTATCAATTTCTTGGAATTGCATTTGGTTCTACTTATGAGTTGCAGACCCAATTGTTATTAATCGATTTGAATTTTATTTCTGAGGCTAAAATAGCTCCTTTAAAAGAACTTCTGACTGAAATTCAAAAAATGATATACTCATTAAAAGAAAGTTTAAAATTATAATTGAAGTTAACTTAGACTAAATTCTTACATCTAATATCTAACTTCTAATTTAGAAAAATAGAAATGAAAAGTTTAGACATTCATAAGAGTGAATATTTAAAACAGTTTAAAGACCAGACCTACGGGCGGAATCTTTTCAGAACCCAGGAAGAGGAAAGACTGGACGCTCCCAATGAGGAGTGCGGGATCTTCGGAATGTATTCTGATAATGATCTGGATACGTTTTCTCTTTCACAATTCGGACTTTTTGCTCTTCAGCACAGAGGACAGGAAGCCTGTGGTATTTCCGTTTTAAAAGACGGGAAAATCACGAATATGAAGGATGAAGGACTGGTTTTAGACGTTTATAAAGAAATTCAGGAACCAGAGGCTTTTATGGGAAATTCTGCAATCGGGCATACACGTTATACCACTGCAGGAGATAAAAAGAAGTATAATTTTCAGCCGTTTTTCGCAAAAAACGAGTACGATCAGATTATACTTTCTATAGCGCATAACGGTAACCTTACCAATGCGAAAGAATTAAAACATGAGTTGGAAGCTGAAGGCGTAGTCTTTAGAGCGACTTCCGATTCTGAGGTTATTTTAAGATTAATTCAGAAAAATCTTGACTTAGGACTTCGTGGAGCTATTAAAGCAACAATGGAGAAAATTGAAGGCGCTTATTCCGTAGTGGGAATGACGAGAAATAAATTCTTTGCCTTCAGAGATTTCAACGGAATCCGTCCACTGGTTTTAGGAGCCGTTGATGAGAAAACTTATGTTGTGGCTTCTGAATCCGTAGCATTGGATGCTGTAGGTGCTCAGTATGTACGTGATATTCTTCCGGGAGAAATCATTTATACCAATGAAAATGAGCCTGGAAAACTTCAGTCTTATATGGTAAATGAAGAAAGAGGGAAGCAGAGAATCTGTTCTTTTGAATACATTTATTTTGCAAGACCTGACTCTACCCTGGAAAACATCAATGTCTATGAAATCAGGGAGAAATCCGGTGAGAAAATCTGGGAACAGGCACCTGTAGAGGCTGATATCGTTATTGGAGTTCCTGACTCAGGCGTTCCTGCTGCTATTGGCTTTTCAAAAGCTTCAGGGATACCTTTCCGTCCGGTTCTGATCAAAAACAGATACATCGGAAGAAGTTTCATTGTTCCTACACAGGAAATGAGAGAAAGGGTCGTAAACCTTAAGCTTAACCCGATTATTTCTGAGATCAAAGATAAAAGAGTTGTCATCATCGATGACTCCATTGTAAGAGGAACGACTTCCAAGAGATTGGTGAAAATATTGAAAGATGCAGGCGTAAAAGAGATTCACTTCAGAAGTGTTTCTCCACCTATTATTGCACCGTGCTACTTAGGAATTGATACCCCTTCAAAAGATGATCTGATTTCAGCCAATATGACGACTGAAGAACTTAGAGATTATCTGGGTGTAGATTCTTTAGAATTTTTAAGTACAGATAGCCTGAAAGAAATTTTAGGATCTTCCAACCATTGCTTCGGATGTTTTACAGAAGAATATCCGGTAGGAAAAGGAGAGGAGGTAGAATTATTTAATTAATATTCTACAATTCGAAATAAGAAAAGAAGCCAGGCATTGAGTCTGGCTCTTTTTGTTTTTATAAATGTATCAAAAGCTTAATATTCCTTTATTATACAGTATACAGGCAAGTTCTAAATTTGTTTCTTAAAAATTTCCCGATATGAAGAACGTATTTTTAACAGGTGCTTTTTTAGTCCTTACCCAATGGTATTCCTCTCAGTCCTTCGATAATCAGGCACACCGCGGCGGAAAGTCCCTGTATCCCGAAAATACAATTCCGGCAATGAAGAATGCCCTGAAAATGAATGTCACGACGTTGGAAATGGATCTTGCGATCACAAAGGACAAAAAAGTAATTCTTTCCCATGATGCTTTCCTTTCACCTGAGTTGACCACAAAGCCGGATGGAACTTATATTCCGAAAGACTCAGGGTTTTACTATAAAATTTATGATATGTCCTATGCAAAGATTCAGACATTTGACGTAGGCTTAAAAAAACTTGATCACTATCCTGACCAAAAGAAGATGAAGGTTCAGAAACCTCTCTTTACAGACGTCATAGATGCATGTGAGGCTTACTCGCGTGAACTGAAAAGACCTTTGCCTTTTTATAATATAGAAACGAAAACACGCCCTTTTTCTGACAATATATTTCATCCGGAACCTAAGGAATTTGTAGATCTGATGATGAAAATTATTGTGAAAAAAGGGATTCAGGACCGGGTAATTATTCAGTCGTTCGATCCCAGGACACTGGAAATCATTCATAAGCAGTATCCTAAGATCATGACGGCTTTGCTGGTAGAAAAAGTGGATGATAAAAAAATAGCGCAGCAGCAGACTCATTTCGAAAATATACAGACCGTAAAATTCAGGCAGTATCCCAATCATTTGAATGGTGTGGCCGGAGATATGAAATTTCTAAGTTTTACCCCAACCATTTACAGCCCTGATCATACACTCGTTACTTCAAAGCTTGTACAGGAATGTCATGCATTGGGTATGAAAGTGATCCCATGGACCGTGAATACCAAAGAAAGATTAAAAGAATTAAAAAATATGGGAATAGACGGAGTGATCAGTGATGATCCGCGGGTATTCGAATAACCTGTGATAAAGGTCTCATTCTGGCATCTAAAATCTTGATCAGGGCTTCGAACTTCCTCACATTATGAGAAAACAGAACACCTTAGTCAAAACTCAGGCTGATTCATTCTTAATATTAATAAAAACGAAAGGCCCGACTTACAATTGTAAATCGGGCCTTTACTATAGGTTAAATAATTGATTGCTTCTGATTAGAACTTATAATTCAGACCAAGCTGAAATGCTCTGTGGTTCAATGGTTCAGTACCTTCAGGCTTTTGATTTCTCATATCTGTAAGACTGTTGATATATCTTGCATTGATTCCTATGTTTTGGGTAATATCATATCCAAGACCTAAACCAAGGCCTAAATTGAACTTGTTGATGTTATCCTTATTAATGTCCTCAGAGTTAGACACCGACTGCGTGGTAGTAACACCTCCTGTCGTCGTAGCGATACTGCTGTCTCCAGAGTTTTTACCGTTGATGAAATAACTGAACTCAGGTCCTGCTTCTACATAAAATTTTTCAGTAGCTCTCATTTGTACCATTAAAGGAACCGAAATATAGTTCATGGTAGACTTGTACTCGCTTTTCGTTTTAACGTTGGTAGCACCGGTTGTTACATCCGTAGAAGAGATCACACTTCTTGCTCCTAACTGGTTATATAAAACCTCTGGCTGTAAACTGAATTTCTGAGATAGTGGAATATTAACTAAAACCCCTGCATGGAATCCTATTTTCTGGTTATCAAGACTTAATTTCTGCTCACTGAAATAAGATGAGTTTCCTCCTGCTTTAATACCAAATCTGATAGGTTGTTTTTCCTTTTTGATTGGATCTGTACTTACTGTTTTTGTTTCCTGAGCAAATGTCATCATGCCAGCAGCAACTGCCAGCCCTAGAAATAACTTCTTCATAATTTTATTTTTTGTATTTTACTATTTTACTTCTTACCCGATTTTTCAATCGGACTTGAATTATTTTGCAAAATGCTTGCCAAACTCTGAAAATCCTTATCTGTAGCGGTTTGTGAAGGTTTTTGGACTTGCTTTTTTGAATGGTTTTAGTGTTTTTTTAAGAATAATTTTGTTATGAAAATCTATTTTTTTAAGACAATTTTAAATTGAAATGGATTTATGTTGATGATTTAACATAGCGTTAAACTTTAAGAAATATACCGGAGATTTTAAAGCTTTTTGAAATTTTTAAACCTAAAAAAAGGGAAACTGTTCCTGATAATTCAGTCAAAATAAAATACCGGACTCTTAAAGCCCGGCATTGATTTGAAAATAATATACCGTTATTTGAATTGATAGGCTAAGCCAATCTGGAAAGCCGTATTTCTTACAGCATCTCCTTTGTTATGCTTATAGATATCTATAATACCCGCTGCCCAGCTGACTGAAAAGAAGTTCCGGTTGAATACTGAATTTCTCCGCTACCGGAATATGTACGAATACGCCCGCATTGAATCCTGCCTTCAATTTCTGGTCATTATAGAATCCATCAGATGATGGGGTGACGGTAGACATATTTAATCCGGCTTTAACTCTGAATGTAAGGGGAGAAGAAGATTTAGTTTTTTCATGATTTTAAAGTTTAAACTTATGTTCCCACCCTGCATGAAAACTCCCGCCAAAGAGAATAATTTGATAAGAATCATATGGAAATCAAAAAAGCCGGGCTTAAATAAATAAACCTGGCTTTTTTTGAAATCAATTTATATATGAAGAAACTTTTGCTGTCAGATATTTTTAGAAAATATCAGGTTTTTCAGCTGATTATATATAGACAAACTTCTTGCCAAAAAAGTTGAATTAACAATTTGATAACAAAAAAGTCCGGATTAAATACATAATCCGGACTTCTATCGATATAAATTTTCCTGTTTAAATGAAAATTTATTATTTGAATTTATAGGCTACCCCAACCTGGAATGCATTATTTCTCACTGCATCTCCGCTGTTGTGCTTATAGATATCTGTAATACCTGCAGTAAATCTGGCAGTTACCCCAAAGTTCTGAGTAAAGTAATATCCAGCTCCAATACCAATTCCGAAATTGAATTTATTGTAAAAATCTTTATTGATCTTGTTAGAGAAAGTTGTTTTTTCAGTAGTCGTAGTACTTCCAGAAGTTTTAATAGTCGTAAGATCTCCTTTATCTTTCCCACCTAAAAGAAACCCAAATTCAGGTCCTGCTTCTACATAAAGCTGAGGAAGGATATTATACTGCACCATTAATGGTAAAGTAAGATAGCTCAAGGTCTTTTTGTAATCATATTCAGATCTGTAGCTATTAGAAGATTTAGTCTCTTCTTCTGTTTTTGAACCTAATTGGCTGAAAAGAAGTTCCGGTTGAACACTGAATTTTGCTGCTACCGGAATATTAACAAATACCCCTGCATTAAAACCAGGCTTTAGTTTCTGGTCATTATTATAATCAGAATCATAACCATAATTCCCATCTGATTTAGTTAGAGTAGAAGCATTTAACCCTGCTTTAACCCCAAATGTAATAGGAGAAGTAGATTTAGTTTTTTCCTGTGCATGTGTCAAAAGACTTCCTGCGAATGCTAATCCTAAAATTAGTTTTTTCATGATTTTAAAGTTTAAACTTATTTCTCACACTGCATCAAAACTCCCGCCAAAGAGAATAAAATGATAAAAGTCATGTTTTACACAAAAAGATCAGGATTAAACGAATAAACCTGATCTTTTTCAAACCTGAATTAAATTAAATAATTCTGTTTTCTATTGATTATAGAATGTATTATTTGAACCGATAGGCCAACCCAACCTGAAATACATTATTTCTAATGGCATTTTCT includes:
- the purF gene encoding amidophosphoribosyltransferase, whose translation is MKSLDIHKSEYLKQFKDQTYGRNLFRTQEEERLDAPNEECGIFGMYSDNDLDTFSLSQFGLFALQHRGQEACGISVLKDGKITNMKDEGLVLDVYKEIQEPEAFMGNSAIGHTRYTTAGDKKKYNFQPFFAKNEYDQIILSIAHNGNLTNAKELKHELEAEGVVFRATSDSEVILRLIQKNLDLGLRGAIKATMEKIEGAYSVVGMTRNKFFAFRDFNGIRPLVLGAVDEKTYVVASESVALDAVGAQYVRDILPGEIIYTNENEPGKLQSYMVNEERGKQRICSFEYIYFARPDSTLENINVYEIREKSGEKIWEQAPVEADIVIGVPDSGVPAAIGFSKASGIPFRPVLIKNRYIGRSFIVPTQEMRERVVNLKLNPIISEIKDKRVVIIDDSIVRGTTSKRLVKILKDAGVKEIHFRSVSPPIIAPCYLGIDTPSKDDLISANMTTEELRDYLGVDSLEFLSTDSLKEILGSSNHCFGCFTEEYPVGKGEEVELFN
- a CDS encoding porin family protein, with the translated sequence MKKLFLGLAVAAGMMTFAQETKTVSTDPIKKEKQPIRFGIKAGGNSSYFSEQKLSLDNQKIGFHAGVLVNIPLSQKFSLQPEVLYNQLGARSVISSTDVTTGATNVKTKSEYKSTMNYISVPLMVQMRATEKFYVEAGPEFSYFINGKNSGDSSIATTTGGVTTTQSVSNSEDINKDNINKFNLGLGLGLGYDITQNIGINARYINSLTDMRNQKPEGTEPLNHRAFQLGLNYKF
- a CDS encoding four helix bundle protein, producing MVLTELPIEEKFGLQSQIRRCSVSIPSNIAEGAGRNNKNEFYQFLGIAFGSTYELQTQLLLIDLNFISEAKIAPLKELLTEIQKMIYSLKESLKL
- a CDS encoding endonuclease; this encodes MKKLLLPIILISSLAAAQAPAGYYDGTVGLSGYALKSKLHDIIAEKNVNWNYSDLPNLYNQTDLDKYYDHGPGNTTILLDMYSEIPTGTDAYEYTSANLISTSGAEGLGYNREHAVPQSTFNSNYPMYSDLHFVIPTDARINQLRNNYPYGVGNSTVHYTFTNTSRIANSAIPNYAYTNRVYEPVAEFRGDIARMLLYFAIRYENKLPSFNYFTNINPAIDRSPFDGTAERAFDPEYIAMLIQWHTQDPVSQREIDRNNAIYAIQKNRNPLIDNPQWVNAIWVQIPDAVSPQAPVNLAVSQTGAYFANLNWSPSTSSDVIGYNIYQNGVLVATTKSTSIVIDHLTPSTSYSFTVKAYDQGYLQSVDSNAITAPTLAPDTNSKDIFIIKYIEGTGNSKALEIVNKTGHEVDLNNYSIRVQYYNNSSGSYYYGNSFELEGKIPNNQNFVIMNPKSALSCYTNNDARFLTAGEALTFAGTQYVELAYKSTTVDAIGSKFVSNSYGDISLYRKSTINQPTSTFTLGEWDSYPVNYCQNLGGTLSTIDLITSNKEFKIYPNPVHDDLFVSGETQDIKVAQVLDVSGKVIYTEKEPFRNKKNISLQNLSAGFYFLKLDEKVYQFIKK
- the purC gene encoding phosphoribosylaminoimidazolesuccinocarboxamide synthase — encoded protein: MEKKEMLYEGKAKQVFATDNPDQVVVRFKDDATAFNAQKRGSVDLKGEMNNAITTLIFEYLNEKGIKTHFIKQLDEREQLVKKVSIIPLEMVVRNYSAGSMAQRLGVEEGIKSPVTIFDICYKKDELGDPLINDHHAVFLGAATYEELDEMYELTSDINEILIDLFDKMNIILVDFKIELGKTSEGEIILADEISPDTCRLWDKDTMKKLDKDRFRRDLGEVTEAYVEIYNRLKTLLNK
- a CDS encoding SatD family protein; the protein is MIAVITGDIINSQHADTEVWITRLKNLLENWGSSPLAWEIYRGDEFQFKCSIDEVFWRFLAIKSLIRSQENLDVRIAIGIGEENFSSEKITESNGTAYVHSGRLLNDLKSDGHTVSIKTSNDSVDRDLNILLKWSSKDFDNWTVATAEIIHEMIMNQDITQEDLAKKFAISQSSVSQRLKRANYELIVETNQYFRKKISEL
- a CDS encoding DUF3307 domain-containing protein encodes the protein MIFTKLILAHLLGDFILQPNSWVADKERRKLKSPYLYLHVLIHTVLSFIFLWNTEFWWISLLVGISHFIIDASKLIFQTVKNKKNWFFIDQLLHILVIAGISFYCKEFSFDFLNQQEFLKILMAALFLTTPASIFIKILLSSWTPVPETQSSIQTESLSSAGKYIGILERLLVFTFIMVNHWEGVGFMIAAKSVFRFSDLAQAKQRKLTEYVLIGTLLSFGLAVLTGILIK
- a CDS encoding glycerophosphodiester phosphodiesterase family protein, whose protein sequence is MKNVFLTGAFLVLTQWYSSQSFDNQAHRGGKSLYPENTIPAMKNALKMNVTTLEMDLAITKDKKVILSHDAFLSPELTTKPDGTYIPKDSGFYYKIYDMSYAKIQTFDVGLKKLDHYPDQKKMKVQKPLFTDVIDACEAYSRELKRPLPFYNIETKTRPFSDNIFHPEPKEFVDLMMKIIVKKGIQDRVIIQSFDPRTLEIIHKQYPKIMTALLVEKVDDKKIAQQQTHFENIQTVKFRQYPNHLNGVAGDMKFLSFTPTIYSPDHTLVTSKLVQECHALGMKVIPWTVNTKERLKELKNMGIDGVISDDPRVFE
- a CDS encoding porin family protein, yielding MKKLILGLAFAGSLLTHAQEKTKSTSPITFGVKAGLNASTLTKSDGNYGYDSDYNNDQKLKPGFNAGVFVNIPVAAKFSVQPELLFSQLGSKTEEETKSSNSYRSEYDYKKTLSYLTLPLMVQYNILPQLYVEAGPEFGFLLGGKDKGDLTTIKTSGSTTTTEKTTFSNKINKDFYNKFNFGIGIGAGYYFTQNFGVTARFTAGITDIYKHNSGDAVRNNAFQVGVAYKFK